The segment GTCTTGCATCCTTCTATCAATCGATTTGGTGGCCGAATATGTTAAAAACTTCGGCAAGGGCAGATATTCGATATACTGGCGCTATCATTGAGTCATATTTGGATAATGTTACCCCACCATTCGATAATGTAGAAGATAAAGAGTTTATCTATTTAATTTCCTTTGGTAGAGAATTGATACAAAATGGAGGGGAAATCGGCTTTCATGGGTATAATCATCAATCTCTAACGATGGATCAAAATGTTTCTAGGTTGTATGGATATAATTCTTGGAAAAGTAACACGCATATGGAGCAATCAATCCAGGAACTACAAAACTATACAAAACAAGCTTTTCCATCCTATAAAGTAACGACGTATGTGCCTCCCTCTAATGTCCTTTCAGAAGATGGGCGCCAGGCGTTAGTCGATAGTTGGCCGGATTTAACAACGATTTCTTCTTTATATTTGGAAGATATAAACGGCAACTCTTATCATCAGGAATTCGAAGTGGCTGACGACGGGATTATTGAAATGCCACGTATTACTTCTGGTTATTCGCGTGTTAATTCTGACGATTGGGCAATAGCCAATACATTAACGAGCATTGGTGTTTTTTCTCACTTTGTCCATCCAGATGATGTCATTAGTACAGACCGATCTGGAGGAAGTTGGTCGGAAATGTATGAAGAGTTCGATGCGTTTATGAAAGATATTCACAAAACTTATCCATGGCTTCGTGCATTGACGGCATCCGAATCGGCGATGGCCATTGCTTCTACTTTGCAAACGACAATTACAATCGAAAAAAATAATAATGTCGTGAAAGGGAACATCGATAATTATTTGAAAGAACAACATTTTATTTTGCGAACAGATAAAAAAATTGGAAGACTAGATAATTGTAAGGTTACTAAAATTGACGATGGTACTTATTTAATTAAGGCTTTAGATGCGCAATTTGAAGTGACATTAAAGGAGTAGTAATAGGACATGAGAATTTGTTTAATCGCAGAAGGCTCTTACCCCTACGTAACGGGTGGTGTATCTAGTTGGATTCATAGTTTAATGCATGCAATGCCAGAACATGAATTTATCATTTATGCTATTGCAGCTGAACGTAAGCAACAAGGGCAATTTAAATATGCACTGCCAACAAACGTAATTGAAGTACACGAATTTTTTTTAGACGATCATATATATGAAGAAGCTAAGTGGGGGAAACGTTATCATTTAACGGATGTTCAAAGAAATAGCTTAATTTCATTAGTAAATGGTTCGAATAATGTAGATTGGGCTGCGTTATTCCAACTGATTAGAAGTAATCAATTCACGAATGTGGGTGAATTTTTATCGAGCAAGGATTATTACGAGCTTGTGGAACATTTAGCGAAAACAAAATATACGCATGTTCCATTTACAGAATTATTTTGGACTGTAAGCTCTATGATTTTACCTTTATTCATGCTGTTGCGCGGTGATGTTCCAAAGGCAGACATATATCACGCGGTTTCTACGGGATATGCTGGGGTAGTGGGTGCTCTTGCGAAAATCATTTATGATAAGCCGCTTATTTTAACGGAACATGGGATCTATTCAAGAGAGCGAGAAGAAGAAATTATTAAAGCCAATTGGGTAAAGGGTTATTTCAAAGATTTATGGATTAATTATTTTTACACATTATCTCATTCTATTTATTCATTAGCAGACGAAATCATTACATTGTTTGGTCGTAATAAGGAAATTCAAGTGGAACTCGGTTGCGAACCAGAGCGCATACGAATTATACCGAATGGCATTGATATCCATGATTATAATCAAGTCGTACGAACGGTCAAAGACGATACAATAAGGATTGGTGCAATTGTCCGTCTTGTTCCGATTAAGGATATTAAAATGATGATTCAAGCATTTGCATTAGTGGAACAACAATTGTCAAATGTTGAATTGTTTATTATGGGACCAGCTGAAGAAAACGAGGAATATTATGAAGAATGCCTGCAGCTCGTGCAACTGTTAAATATTCGAAATATTAAATTTACAGGAATGGTCAATATTAAAGAGTATTTAGGCGATATGGACTTTCTGTTACTTTCAAGTATTAGTGAAGGACAACCATTAGCGATTTTAGAAGGCTTTGCATGTAGTAAGCCGTTTATTTCAACGAATGTAGGGAGCTGTCGAGAATTGATAGAAGGGCGTCTAGATGATCATTTTGGGCCTGCTGGATTTATCGTACCCGTTATGCATTATGAGGAGATGGCGAATTACATGGTGAAGCTCTGTTTA is part of the Solibacillus sp. FSL K6-1523 genome and harbors:
- a CDS encoding DUF2194 domain-containing protein, producing MKWLWDNQKIIFVVVLLFLCGITLQITRSQMVLKMVDNEDILEMKELVVSANMNKEQKNDSENPAYCIVYDESSVVLKNNAEKTLEYMQKSTRAYDVATEMVEFDRCPTIMLSTPSLENLGTVEEIENYVSDGGQLFLMNVLNMDSHFEILYRKMGILDYETYVTTTGMHMKSNVLIGTTGQTFFEDAMDDVGLGVALNNEATIYIESTTKNPLLWKAKYGEGTFMVFNGGLLFQKSSRGIITGAVSLMEPDYVYPIFNTKTFFIDDFPAPIAKGRNDLIYEEYKKSLASFYQSIWWPNMLKTSARADIRYTGAIIESYLDNVTPPFDNVEDKEFIYLISFGRELIQNGGEIGFHGYNHQSLTMDQNVSRLYGYNSWKSNTHMEQSIQELQNYTKQAFPSYKVTTYVPPSNVLSEDGRQALVDSWPDLTTISSLYLEDINGNSYHQEFEVADDGIIEMPRITSGYSRVNSDDWAIANTLTSIGVFSHFVHPDDVISTDRSGGSWSEMYEEFDAFMKDIHKTYPWLRALTASESAMAIASTLQTTITIEKNNNVVKGNIDNYLKEQHFILRTDKKIGRLDNCKVTKIDDGTYLIKALDAQFEVTLKE
- the pelF gene encoding GT4 family glycosyltransferase PelF, which codes for MRICLIAEGSYPYVTGGVSSWIHSLMHAMPEHEFIIYAIAAERKQQGQFKYALPTNVIEVHEFFLDDHIYEEAKWGKRYHLTDVQRNSLISLVNGSNNVDWAALFQLIRSNQFTNVGEFLSSKDYYELVEHLAKTKYTHVPFTELFWTVSSMILPLFMLLRGDVPKADIYHAVSTGYAGVVGALAKIIYDKPLILTEHGIYSREREEEIIKANWVKGYFKDLWINYFYTLSHSIYSLADEIITLFGRNKEIQVELGCEPERIRIIPNGIDIHDYNQVVRTVKDDTIRIGAIVRLVPIKDIKMMIQAFALVEQQLSNVELFIMGPAEENEEYYEECLQLVQLLNIRNIKFTGMVNIKEYLGDMDFLLLSSISEGQPLAILEGFACSKPFISTNVGSCRELIEGRLDDHFGPAGFIVPVMHYEEMANYMVKLCLDEPLRLEMGKNGFNRVACDYTRQAFITSYKEIYRTLGAVM